Genomic window ([Empedobacter] haloabium):
TCGATCTGGTATCCGCGCACCACCGGCATCTGGCAGACCGTGTGGGTCGAACAGGTGCCGACCACGTACATCAAGCAGGTGCGCTGGACGCCGCACTTCGACGGCTTCGAGATCGGCTGCGAGATCCTGGCCGCCGGCGCGCGCCGCGAAGGCCTGTCGGTGGAAGTCAAGCTGTGGCACGGCGACCACCTGCTGGCCGACGACGACTACAAGCTGATCGGCCAGGAAGCGAACCGCAAGATCGCCATTTCGGACCCGGGCATCGACGACTCGCGCAACGACCTGTTGTGGAGCCCGGAAAAGCCGACCTTGCTCGATGTGGAACTCACCCTGCGGTGCGACGGCAAAGTGCTGGAAACGGTACGATCCTATACAGCGCTGCGGTCCGTGGCCATCAACCGGGACCGCTTCATGTTGAACGGCCGGCCGTATCCGCTGAAGCTGGTACTGGACCAGGGCTACTGGCCGGACAGCGGCATCACGGCACCGAACGACGCGGCCCTGAAGCGCGACGTGGAACTGGCCAAGGCGATGGGCTTCAACGGCGTGCGCAAGCACCAGAAGATCGAGGACCCGCGCTACCTGTACTGGGCCGACAAGCTGGGCCTTCTGGTATGGGAAGAAATGCCGTCGGCCTACTCCTTCAGCCCGCGTTCGATGACGCGCCTGATCAAGGAGTGGCAGGAGGCGATCGAACGGGACTACAGCCATCCGTGCGTGATCGTGTGGGTGCCGTTCAACGAGTCGTGGGGCGTGCCGAACCTGACGTCGATGCAGGCGCACCGCAACGCGGTGGAAGCGCTGTACCACATGACGCGGATGATGGACTCCACGCGGCCGGTGATCGGCAACGACGGCTGGGAAGCGTCGGCGACGGACATCCTGGGCATCCACGACTACGACAGCGATCCGCAGCGCATCAAGGCGCGCTACGAGGTGACGGATCCGGCCCGTACGCTGTTCGACCAGCGCCGCCCGGGCGGCCGCATCCTGACGCTGGACGGCTTCCCGCACCGCGGCCAGCCGATCGTGCTGACGGAGTTCGGCGGCATCGCCTTCGATACCAAGGCGCCGGACATCGACACCTGGGGCTATTCGCGCGCCACGACGGCCGAGAGCTTCTACAAGCACTACACGGAGCTCCTGAAGGTCGTCAACGAGACGCAGATGTTTTCCGGCTTCTGCTACACGCAGTTTGCCGATACGTATCAGGAAGCGAACGGCCTGCTGAACGCGGACCGGACGCCGAAGATCCCGCTGGAACAGATCAGCGCGGCCACGCGCAGCGTGCAGCTGGTCGTACCGCCTCCGCCGGAGCCAGCATAACAGCCCGCACCAGGGCTTGCAGCAAGACGTGCCAGGCGGCGCCTGGCGGCGCGGCAACCGCTGAACGCGGCCCGCCGCGCGATGCGCCGCCGCAGATGATCGGGGTCCTCTGCATGGCACGGCGTTTTTGACTACCACAACTAACGACCCATTTGGGGCAAGGGAGAAATCATGTCGACTATTATCGTGTTCTGTCACCTCCGTTGGGACTTCGTCTTCCAGCGTCCCCAGCACCTGCTGACCCGCCTGGCGAAACATTACAAGATCGTGCTTGTGGAAGAGCCCATCCATCACGATGGCGAAAGCTTCATGCGCACCCGCGAGGTGGCGCCGAACGTCACCGTGTGCCAGCCGCACACGCCGGTGCAGCAACCTGGTTTCCACGACGACCAGATTCCGCTGCTGCAGCCGATGATCGCCAAGCTGGTGCCGGAGAACGAAGACCCGATCGTCTGGTTCTATACGCCGATGGCCCTGCCGCTGCTGCCGCAGCTGCACGCTTCCGTCGTGGTGTACGACTGCATGGACGAACTGTCCGCCTTCAAGAACCCGCCGCGCCAGCTGCTGCAGCGCGAGACGGCGCTGCTCAACATCGCCGACCTGGTGTTCACGGGCGGCCCGAGCCTGTACGAAGCCAAGCGCACCCGCCACGCCAACGCGCACTGCTTCTCGTCTTCCGTGGACGCGCAGCACTTCGCCCACGCACTGGAGCGCGCCGGCAGCCATCCGGACCAGGCCGACATTCCGCATCCGCGCCTGGGCTTCTATGGCGTCATCGACGAGCGCCTGGACACCGACCTGGTGGCCCAGGTGGCCGATGCCAACCCGGACTGGCACGTGGTGCTGGTCGGCCCGGTCGTCAAGATCGATCCGGCCCAGCTGCCACAGCGCCCGAACCTGCATTACCTGGGCCAGCGCAGCTATGACGAGCTGCCGAAGTTCCTGGCCGGTTGGGACGTGTGCCTGATGCCGTTCGCGCTGAACGAGGCGACCAGGTTCATCAGCCCGACCAAGGTTCTGGAATACATGGCGGCCGAGCTGCCGATCGTCTCCACCGCCATCCGCGACGTCGAACAGCCGTACAGCCATGTGGTGGCGATCGGCCACACGCCGGAAGAATTCATCGCGCACTGCAAGGCCGCACTGGCGCAAACGCCGGAACAAACCGTGCAGATGGTCGAGAAAATGCGCAAGGTCGTGGCCAATACGTCGTGGGAAACCACGGCCAGCCGCATGCGCGCACTGATCGACGGCACCACGCCGTCGCGCAAGTATGCCCGCCTGACCACGCCGGAGCCGGTGGCGGAGACGCAGGCCCCGAACGTCAATCCGCTGCGCACCCCGGCCAGCAACGCACCGAAGGTCGGCAGCGTGATGGTGGGTGGCGGCGCCGCCGCGGCGGCCTACCAGGTGGGCGACGAGGCCGTACCGGAGCGCAAGCAGATGCAGGCTTCCAGCGTGAAGCCGGTGATCAAGCTGGACGTTTGAGTCAGTACGGGACAGGCAGCAGGCGCCTGACGAGGGTCTGTCCCCCTTGGGGACTGACCCTGAAGTTCACTACAGGAGGTTCGCCAGCAAGCTCCCACCAGGCAGGCAAACTTCGGGGTCAGTCCCTGTCCAGGGACAGACCCCAGCGTATCACCGGTGCTTGATCAACCCTGGCAGCGAAACTGCCAGGGCAAGGCGTTGTGGATGGCGGTGGCGGCAATCGCCGCCTGCCCCGTCGCCACGCTGATCTGGTTCAATCCCACCACCACATCGCCGACCGCGTACAAACCCGGCACGGTGGTGCGCTGGTGCTCGTCGACGATCAGCTTGTCGCACTCGCCGCAGGCGGCGCCGATATCGGCCGCCAGGGCCGAGCGGGCTTTTTCGCCCAGCATGGGGTAGAACACGTCGAAGCGGTATGCTTCGCCGTCCTCCGTGTGCAGCACCGGCGCCATGCCGTCCGTCAAGGTCACGCCTTTCAGCGGCGAAGCGATGTAGCGCACGCCCGCCTCGCGCAGGCTGCGCGCCTCCTGGTCCGACAGCGGTGCCTGGGGCTCGCGTTCGAACAGGGTCACGTCACAGGAGAAGGTGCGCATGAACAGGGCGTGGCCGGTGCGGTTGTGCGGCTGCGAGACCACGGCCACTTTCTTGTCGAGGATGTCGAAGCCATCGCAGACGGGGCACAGGCGCACGGCGCCGGCAGCGACCGCGTCGTGCCAGTCCTCGACCGGCAACCCTGCGTCCGCCACGCCCGTCGCCAGCAGCACGACGGGCGTATGGATCTCGCCGCCCTCGTGGCTGGCCACGAACACGGCGCCATCCTTGCGCAGGCTGGTGACCTCCAGGTTGTCGACGGCGCCGCCGTAGCAGGACAGCTGCTGGCGCAGCCGGTCC
Coding sequences:
- a CDS encoding glycoside hydrolase family 2 TIM barrel-domain containing protein — translated: MSDFEYPRPQLVRDNWQNLNGKWQFAYDDERRYCRPDEGIEWTHEINVPYAPETKLSGIHDMGFHYVVWYRLAFDLERSGGRTILHFGAVDYQAKVWVNDRLVTTHEGGHTSFCVDITDALVDGARQVIVLRAEDDPADLQKPRGKQDWQLEPHSIWYPRTTGIWQTVWVEQVPTTYIKQVRWTPHFDGFEIGCEILAAGARREGLSVEVKLWHGDHLLADDDYKLIGQEANRKIAISDPGIDDSRNDLLWSPEKPTLLDVELTLRCDGKVLETVRSYTALRSVAINRDRFMLNGRPYPLKLVLDQGYWPDSGITAPNDAALKRDVELAKAMGFNGVRKHQKIEDPRYLYWADKLGLLVWEEMPSAYSFSPRSMTRLIKEWQEAIERDYSHPCVIVWVPFNESWGVPNLTSMQAHRNAVEALYHMTRMMDSTRPVIGNDGWEASATDILGIHDYDSDPQRIKARYEVTDPARTLFDQRRPGGRILTLDGFPHRGQPIVLTEFGGIAFDTKAPDIDTWGYSRATTAESFYKHYTELLKVVNETQMFSGFCYTQFADTYQEANGLLNADRTPKIPLEQISAATRSVQLVVPPPPEPA
- a CDS encoding glycosyltransferase encodes the protein MSTIIVFCHLRWDFVFQRPQHLLTRLAKHYKIVLVEEPIHHDGESFMRTREVAPNVTVCQPHTPVQQPGFHDDQIPLLQPMIAKLVPENEDPIVWFYTPMALPLLPQLHASVVVYDCMDELSAFKNPPRQLLQRETALLNIADLVFTGGPSLYEAKRTRHANAHCFSSSVDAQHFAHALERAGSHPDQADIPHPRLGFYGVIDERLDTDLVAQVADANPDWHVVLVGPVVKIDPAQLPQRPNLHYLGQRSYDELPKFLAGWDVCLMPFALNEATRFISPTKVLEYMAAELPIVSTAIRDVEQPYSHVVAIGHTPEEFIAHCKAALAQTPEQTVQMVEKMRKVVANTSWETTASRMRALIDGTTPSRKYARLTTPEPVAETQAPNVNPLRTPASNAPKVGSVMVGGGAAAAAYQVGDEAVPERKQMQASSVKPVIKLDV
- a CDS encoding NAD(P)/FAD-dependent oxidoreductase; the encoded protein is MPRRCEVLVIGGGPGGLTAAIYLRRFRRDVIVADKGHSRLSLVPVSHNYPGFPGGVPGGELLDRLRQQLSCYGGAVDNLEVTSLRKDGAVFVASHEGGEIHTPVVLLATGVADAGLPVEDWHDAVAAGAVRLCPVCDGFDILDKKVAVVSQPHNRTGHALFMRTFSCDVTLFEREPQAPLSDQEARSLREAGVRYIASPLKGVTLTDGMAPVLHTEDGEAYRFDVFYPMLGEKARSALAADIGAACGECDKLIVDEHQRTTVPGLYAVGDVVVGLNQISVATGQAAIAATAIHNALPWQFRCQG